One Elusimicrobiota bacterium genomic window carries:
- a CDS encoding DUF4160 domain-containing protein: MPIISMFYGIIVMMFFIDNKKHKKPHIHVKYQEQEAVISIPDGEVLEGELKASKLKLVQAWIEIHKEDLMADWELAVNGQNPLNIEPLR; the protein is encoded by the coding sequence GTGCCAATTATTAGTATGTTTTATGGAATAATTGTAATGATGTTTTTTATAGATAATAAGAAGCATAAAAAGCCTCATATCCATGTAAAATATCAAGAACAAGAAGCAGTGATTTCAATACCTGATGGGGAGGTGCTTGAAGGGGAATTGAAAGCAAGTAAATTAAAACTGGTACAAGCATGGATTGAGATACATAAGGAAGACCTTATGGCAGATTGGGAATTGGCTGTAAATGGCCAAAATCCACTTAATATTGAACCTCTGAGGTGA
- a CDS encoding PilZ domain-containing protein, with amino-acid sequence MQEKRLSGRLLVNLSSELWSADGEILLCQIRMMELSPTGCRVCFEKETTPPRDVKIKFGFEKAAPFFINSEIIWTAIDENKFCAGLKFKNLSMIEKEKIRKYMRDLKYGERYIR; translated from the coding sequence ATGCAAGAAAAACGGTTATCAGGCCGCTTACTTGTTAATTTATCGTCAGAATTATGGAGTGCAGATGGTGAGATTCTTTTATGCCAAATAAGAATGATGGAACTCTCGCCAACCGGTTGTCGGGTATGTTTTGAGAAAGAAACTACTCCACCAAGAGATGTAAAAATAAAGTTTGGGTTTGAAAAAGCAGCACCTTTTTTTATTAACAGCGAGATTATATGGACGGCGATAGATGAAAACAAGTTTTGTGCAGGGCTGAAATTCAAAAACCTATCAATGATTGAAAAAGAAAAAATCAGAAAATATATGCGTGACTTAAAATACGGCGAAAGATATATACGGTAA